The following are from one region of the Melaminivora suipulveris genome:
- a CDS encoding acid phosphatase, which produces MVRPPLSRYAALSWLAALSLLLAGCAHRAQTVEQPLPVPPTAAAEIGELRPGLLRGYLDRKVLPDSLALVSAPPAADSPAFAADQEVYQRTRPLLSGARGQLAARDARLEFPQALEAFACAADLDITESATPHLYTLLRRTLVDAGLSTYRAKDHYQRTRPFALNRQASCTPAEEPKLAKDGSYPSGHSAVGWAWGLVLAELMPERADALLQRSYAFGQSRVVCGVHWQSDVDAGRVVGAAAVARQHADATFQAQLRAAAAEIRESRAAGRGSASANCASEAEALKQ; this is translated from the coding sequence ATGGTCCGTCCGCCTTTGTCCCGTTACGCCGCGCTGTCCTGGCTGGCGGCGCTGAGCCTGCTGCTGGCCGGCTGTGCCCATCGCGCGCAGACGGTTGAGCAGCCACTCCCTGTGCCACCCACTGCCGCAGCCGAGATCGGCGAGTTGCGCCCCGGTCTGCTGCGCGGCTACCTGGACCGTAAGGTGCTGCCCGACAGCCTGGCGCTGGTGTCCGCGCCGCCGGCCGCCGATTCGCCCGCCTTTGCAGCCGACCAGGAGGTCTACCAGCGCACGCGGCCGCTGCTGTCCGGCGCGCGTGGGCAATTGGCGGCGCGCGATGCGCGGCTGGAGTTTCCCCAGGCGCTGGAGGCCTTTGCCTGCGCCGCGGATCTGGACATCACGGAAAGCGCCACCCCCCATCTGTACACGCTGCTGCGCCGCACCCTGGTGGATGCCGGCCTGTCCACCTACCGCGCCAAGGACCACTACCAGCGCACGCGCCCCTTCGCGCTGAACCGCCAGGCCAGTTGCACGCCCGCCGAGGAGCCGAAATTGGCCAAGGACGGCTCCTACCCCTCCGGCCACAGCGCCGTGGGCTGGGCCTGGGGCCTGGTGCTGGCCGAGCTGATGCCCGAGCGCGCCGACGCGCTCTTGCAGCGCAGCTACGCCTTCGGCCAAAGCCGGGTCGTCTGCGGCGTGCACTGGCAAAGCGACGTCGACGCCGGACGCGTGGTGGGCGCTGCGGCCGTCGCGCGCCAGCACGCCGACGCGACCTTCCAGGCGCAGTTGCGCGCCGCTGCGGCAGAGATACGCGAATCGCGCGCGGCTGGACGTGGCAGCGCCAGCGCCAACTGCGCCTCTGAGGCCGAAGCGCTCAAGCAGTAA